The following DNA comes from Vicinamibacterales bacterium.
GGGCTCCATCACCACCGCCACGCCCAGACCGAAGCCGTAGCCTGAGGCGAACAGCGGCCAGCCCACCACTTCCGAGCGGGCCCGCTGGTCGGCCGAGAGGACGTTCGTCATCATCATCCGCACCGTCTCGGGCCGCAGGATCCGCACGCCGTCCACCTCGCCTCCCTGCACGAAGAGCCGCGCGAAGGCGGCGTAGTCGTCCAGCGTGGACCACAGCCCCTGGCCGCCGGACTCGTACGCCATGTCCGCGGGGCGTTCCGGCACCGTCGATCCGCCCGGGCCGGTCGCCCGCGCCACGAGCGCGCCGCGGTCGTCGAACCCGTAGAGCGTGGCGCGCCGGTGCCAGTGCACGGGCGGCACGAGGAAGCCGGTGTCGGGCATCCCGAGCGGCTCGAAGATCCGCTCGCGCAGGAGACGCCCGAGCGAGACGCCGGCGATGCGTGCGACGAGCAGCCCGAGCAGATCCGTCGAGTGGCCGTAGTGCAGGGCCGCGCCGGGCTGGTCGATGAGCGGCAGCGTCGCCAGCGCCGCCATCCACTGATCCGGCGCCAGTTCCGAGTCGATGTCCCGCCCGAGCGCCTGGGCGAACGCCGCGGCGATGGGCGGCGCATGGGCGGCGCCGTAGGTCAGGCCGGATCGATGCGACAGCAGATGCTCGAAGGTGATCGGCCGCTCCGCGGGGACGGTGTCGTCGAGCGCGGCCGTGGGCGAGCGCAGGACGCGCATCTCGGCGAACTCCGGCGCCCAGCGCGCAATGGGGTCGTCCAGCGCGAACCGCCCGTCCTCCCACAGCATGAGCGCCGCCACCGACGTGATCGGCTTGCTCATCGAGGCGACGCGGAAGATCGTGTCGCGCTCCACCGGCAGCCCGGCCTCCCGATCGCGCCAGCCGACGCAGGTGGCGTGGCGCCCCCCGTCCGCGCGCCATTCGAGCGTGGCCACCCCGGCGAGCGTGCCGCCGTCGATGAACGGCTCGAGCGCCTGCGCCACCTCGTCGTTCCGCGTCCACTGCGCCATCCGGTCCGCCCTCCGGCCCTGTGTATAACACAGTTATTTAATAACAATGTTACAGGACATGCGATGATGGCCCCGCATGGCGAAGACCGCCACCAAGGCGCCGCGACGATCGGGCCCCAAGGGCGACAAGCGCGTCCGCACGCGCGCCAGGCTGCTCGAGGCCGCGCGCGAGCTGATTCGCGAGACCGGCTACGAGCGCACCACCCTGCGGGCCGTCGCCCGGCGGGCGGGCATGACGAGCGGCGCCATCTACGGGAACTTCCGGGATCGCGAAGACCTGTTC
Coding sequences within:
- a CDS encoding helix-turn-helix domain-containing protein; translated protein: MAKTATKAPRRSGPKGDKRVRTRARLLEAARELIRETGYERTTLRAVARRAGMTSGAIYGNFRDREDLFMALADVYWPPLTPTVAPGATVQEVMHALAAALIAALPDRRLAAAGRL
- a CDS encoding serine hydrolase domain-containing protein, coding for MAQWTRNDEVAQALEPFIDGGTLAGVATLEWRADGGRHATCVGWRDREAGLPVERDTIFRVASMSKPITSVAALMLWEDGRFALDDPIARWAPEFAEMRVLRSPTAALDDTVPAERPITFEHLLSHRSGLTYGAAHAPPIAAAFAQALGRDIDSELAPDQWMAALATLPLIDQPGAALHYGHSTDLLGLLVARIAGVSLGRLLRERIFEPLGMPDTGFLVPPVHWHRRATLYGFDDRGALVARATGPGGSTVPERPADMAYESGGQGLWSTLDDYAAFARLFVQGGEVDGVRILRPETVRMMMTNVLSADQRARSEVVGWPLFASGYGFGLGVAVVMEPEAALPSICGGTRGAVGWPGGFGGWWRADPTEGSVRVFLAHNIVEFEQFSRGIGFGVQSAIARFQAASTVPGVHRPAAG